In a genomic window of Methanosarcina horonobensis HB-1 = JCM 15518:
- a CDS encoding class I SAM-dependent methyltransferase, with translation MKPEKPAQNATPHLPEDYDAQISRVLPYYSSFHQETIKLVKSLPSSPNVWMDTGCGTGSLVNKAIEEFLDTKFFLLDPSKGMLDQAKGKLLFYPAGKVEFLKASSTQEFSQELEEKPDVITAIQCHHYLSREGRARATEVCYNLLKESGVYITFENIRPLTEEGVTIGKRYWGNFQSAHGRNEEEIGKHLERFDTEYFPITVEEHLKLLRETGFRTVELFWYSYMQAGFYCIK, from the coding sequence ATGAAGCCTGAAAAACCTGCTCAGAACGCTACTCCTCACCTTCCCGAGGACTATGATGCCCAGATATCCCGGGTTCTCCCTTATTACTCATCCTTTCATCAGGAAACTATCAAGCTCGTCAAATCGCTGCCCTCAAGCCCGAACGTATGGATGGATACCGGATGCGGAACAGGCTCCCTGGTCAATAAGGCGATTGAAGAATTTCTCGACACAAAATTCTTTTTACTCGATCCTTCGAAAGGCATGCTGGATCAAGCAAAGGGAAAATTATTATTTTACCCTGCTGGAAAGGTAGAATTTCTGAAAGCCTCCTCTACTCAGGAATTCTCTCAGGAACTGGAGGAAAAGCCGGACGTTATCACTGCTATACAATGCCATCATTACCTCAGCCGCGAAGGCCGGGCCAGAGCCACTGAAGTGTGTTATAATCTTCTAAAAGAAAGCGGAGTTTACATCACCTTCGAGAACATCAGGCCGCTAACAGAAGAAGGCGTGACCATAGGAAAACGATACTGGGGCAACTTTCAATCAGCGCACGGGAGGAACGAGGAAGAGATAGGGAAACATCTTGAACGTTTTGATACCGAATATTTCCCTATAACTGTTGAGGAACATTTGAAATTGTTGAGAGAAACAGGGTTCAGGACAGTGGAGTTATTCTGGTACTCTTATATGCAGGCTGGTTTTTACTGCATTAAATAA
- a CDS encoding DEAD/DEAH box helicase encodes MEKLAKFKALGLSDSTLKALKKKGFEEPTPIQEKVIPLFLKGESDIIGQAQTGTGKTTAFGAPIIEKIPEKSGHVQAIILTPTRELAIQVSEELNSIKGDKKLHIAPIYGGQSMTQQLRLLKTGVDIVVGTPGRIIDHLERKSLNLENISYFVLDEADEMLNMGFIDDIKEILKATGPDKRMLFFSATMPKPILGIVKKHMQNYEHITIEKEELTETLTEQIYFEVKENDKFEALCRIIDIEDEFYGLVFCRTKTDTSQLAQKLSDRGYLADALHGDLSQQEREKILNKFRKQKINILAATDVAARGIDIMDLTHVINYSLPQDPESYVHRIGRTGRAGKQGTAITFVTSTEFRRLTYIKKTSKSEMKKGRIPEIKDVIKAKRARVRAELEETIKTEEYGDCLEMSEKLLEEYPAEKILAALLKFTFKDKFDESMYTEISSPSSYVDRKGKSRLFIAMGKADGMTPDKLSYFIQEELGDSELKVRDAEIFPHFSFVTLPFAQAEALIEIFKNKRRGSKPFVELAQKSRGKSSKDSGETRSDNRSNSRGNSRGGESRGDSRGESRGTNGTNYTRNTRSTKKRDSSY; translated from the coding sequence ATGGAAAAATTAGCAAAATTTAAGGCACTTGGGCTCTCGGACAGTACATTGAAAGCCCTCAAAAAGAAAGGGTTCGAAGAACCAACCCCGATTCAGGAAAAGGTCATTCCGCTTTTTTTGAAAGGAGAATCAGACATTATAGGGCAGGCTCAGACAGGAACAGGAAAAACAACCGCCTTCGGAGCCCCCATTATAGAGAAAATTCCTGAGAAATCAGGACACGTTCAGGCAATAATCCTGACTCCTACAAGGGAACTTGCAATTCAGGTTTCAGAAGAGCTTAACTCCATAAAAGGAGACAAAAAGCTTCACATTGCCCCTATATACGGCGGGCAGTCCATGACCCAGCAGCTTCGCTTGCTGAAAACCGGCGTGGATATTGTAGTTGGGACTCCGGGAAGGATCATAGACCATCTCGAAAGAAAGAGCCTCAATCTCGAAAATATTTCGTATTTCGTGCTTGACGAAGCCGACGAAATGCTGAACATGGGCTTTATTGATGATATAAAGGAGATCTTAAAGGCAACAGGTCCTGATAAAAGGATGCTTTTCTTCTCAGCCACAATGCCAAAGCCGATTCTTGGAATTGTCAAGAAGCATATGCAGAACTACGAGCATATTACGATTGAGAAAGAGGAACTTACAGAAACCCTGACCGAACAGATCTATTTTGAGGTTAAGGAAAATGACAAATTCGAAGCCCTCTGCAGGATTATCGATATTGAGGACGAATTCTACGGGCTCGTATTCTGCCGGACAAAGACCGACACCAGCCAGCTTGCCCAGAAACTGAGCGACAGGGGTTATTTAGCCGATGCCCTGCATGGAGACCTCTCCCAGCAGGAACGCGAAAAAATCCTTAACAAGTTCAGGAAGCAGAAGATAAACATTCTCGCAGCGACCGATGTCGCAGCAAGAGGCATCGACATTATGGACCTGACCCATGTTATTAACTATTCCCTGCCTCAGGACCCTGAGTCCTATGTGCACAGGATAGGGAGGACAGGAAGGGCAGGTAAACAGGGAACTGCTATTACCTTTGTCACATCCACCGAATTCAGAAGGCTCACTTATATTAAAAAGACCTCAAAGTCCGAAATGAAGAAAGGCCGCATTCCTGAAATAAAAGATGTAATTAAAGCCAAAAGGGCGAGAGTAAGAGCCGAACTTGAAGAGACAATAAAAACGGAAGAGTACGGGGACTGCCTTGAAATGAGCGAAAAGCTCCTTGAAGAATACCCTGCAGAAAAGATTCTGGCTGCCCTCTTGAAGTTCACCTTCAAAGACAAGTTCGATGAAAGCATGTACACTGAAATCTCCAGCCCCAGCTCCTATGTCGACAGAAAAGGTAAGTCCAGGCTCTTTATAGCTATGGGTAAAGCCGATGGCATGACTCCGGACAAATTGTCATATTTCATTCAGGAAGAACTCGGGGACAGCGAACTCAAAGTAAGGGATGCAGAAATTTTCCCGCATTTCTCCTTTGTAACTCTGCCATTTGCCCAGGCTGAAGCCCTGATCGAAATCTTCAAAAACAAAAGAAGAGGAAGCAAACCCTTCGTGGAACTTGCTCAGAAATCCAGAGGAAAAAGCTCAAAGGATTCAGGGGAGACCAGAAGCGATAATCGAAGCAATTCCAGAGGCAATTCTAGAGGCGGCGAATCCAGAGGGGATTCAAGAGGCGAATCTCGCGGCACAAATGGCACAAATTATACAAGAAATACTAGAAGCACGAAAAAGAGAGACTCCTCGTATTAA
- a CDS encoding GNAT family N-acetyltransferase, whose amino-acid sequence METQYTVRKGKPLDLHKIVTLYRTVAARSGGIAREADEVTETYVMNFIEKSLQSGIILTIEDPENPEVLIAEVHTYKPEIKVFAHVFSDLTIAVHPDYQGKGIGKLLFRTLLQETESKYPEIMRVELIARESNKRAIEFYKKLGFNIEGRLENRICDKTGKLEADIPMGWTRPLCRLQV is encoded by the coding sequence ATGGAAACACAATACACTGTCAGGAAAGGCAAACCATTGGATTTGCATAAGATTGTAACCCTTTACAGAACTGTTGCAGCCCGTTCGGGAGGAATTGCACGGGAAGCCGATGAGGTTACGGAAACCTATGTTATGAACTTCATCGAGAAAAGCCTTCAATCAGGTATCATTCTGACAATCGAGGACCCTGAGAATCCTGAAGTTCTCATCGCAGAGGTCCACACTTATAAGCCTGAAATAAAAGTTTTTGCTCATGTCTTCAGTGACCTGACAATTGCAGTTCATCCTGACTATCAGGGAAAAGGGATAGGCAAACTTCTCTTCAGAACCCTCCTGCAGGAAACGGAATCAAAGTATCCCGAGATTATGCGAGTCGAACTTATTGCAAGAGAAAGCAATAAAAGGGCTATCGAATTTTATAAAAAACTAGGCTTTAACATTGAAGGAAGGCTCGAAAACCGGATCTGTGACAAAACCGGAAAGTTGGAGGCTGATATCCCTATGGGCTGGACTCGTCCTTTATGCAGGCTGCAGGTTTAA
- a CDS encoding carboxymuconolactone decarboxylase family protein encodes MSFLDEMLPETAEAFGQMRNSIFKDGFLDVKTKELIAIASSVLMRCQYCVDVHSRRAVAAGAAKEEIAEAIAVATFIAAGSQIGWTNAYGESIYDKIFEKDKDEEDSCCCCEE; translated from the coding sequence GTGTCATTTTTAGATGAAATGTTACCTGAAACTGCGGAAGCTTTCGGACAGATGAGGAACTCTATTTTCAAAGACGGTTTTCTTGATGTCAAAACAAAAGAATTGATCGCCATTGCTTCTTCGGTCCTTATGCGTTGTCAGTACTGTGTCGATGTGCATTCCCGGAGGGCAGTTGCTGCAGGAGCTGCAAAGGAAGAAATTGCCGAAGCAATTGCAGTTGCCACATTCATTGCTGCCGGGTCGCAGATAGGATGGACGAATGCTTATGGTGAAAGCATATACGACAAAATTTTTGAAAAGGATAAAGATGAAGAGGATTCCTGCTGTTGCTGTGAAGAGTAA